Within Paenibacillus sp. RUD330, the genomic segment GCTTCCTTGCCGGAGGACCACCAGATGATACCGCTTGCAACAGCGGCGATGAGCAGCAGCCTCAAGCCGAGCTTGCCCGCCCGGGATAGAGGCTTCCGGCTCCATGTCGGGAAGAAGGTTCTTTTGCCGCTACCCGTCATGCCCGCTCTCTCCTCAGCGACACTCCGGTGCTCTCGTCGAATAGGTGGATCTTGTCCATCTGAAAGCCGAAGGCAGCCTGCTCCTCCGGATGGTATGCGCTTTCAGGATCGGTCCGGGCAATGACTCTCGTGTCTCCGGCAAGCAGATACACATAGGAGTCGGCTCCGGTCTCTTCCTTCATCTGCACGACGGCGGCCGTATACCCGCCTTCCTCCCCTTCCGGGAGAGCGGAGCTGAGACGCACATGCTCCGGCCGGACGCCGAGCACGACGCTGCGCAGCGACCGGTCGGTGCCGCCGAGGCGGCGCTCCATCTCCGCGGGCAGCGGCAGCTTCATCCTGCGGTTGGTGAAATAAAGGGTCCCGTCCTCTCGCTGGATCTTGCCGGGGATGAAGTTCATCTGAGGGGAGCCGATGAAGCCCGCCACGAACAGATTGGCCGGCTCGTCGTACAGCATGCGCGGAGGGGCGACCTGCTGGATGACGCCGTCCTTCATGACGACGATCCGGGTGCCCATCGTCATCGCCTCGACCTGGTCGTGGGTGACGTAGACGGTCGTCCGCTTGAGGTCGCTCTGGAGCTTGATGAGCTCGGCGCGGGTCTGCGCCCGCAGCTTGGCGTCAAGGTTGGACAGCGGCTCGTCCATGAGGAATACTTGCGGCTCGCGGGCGATGGCGCGGCCGAGGGCGACGCGCTGCTTCTGGCCGCCGGACAGCTGGCTCGGCTTGCGCTCCAGCAGATGCGAGATTTCGAGAATCTTGGCCACGCGGTTCACGCGCAGCTCGATTTCATGCTTGGCGGTCTTGCGCAGCTTGAGGCCGAGCGCGATATTTTCGAATACGGACAGGTTGGGGTAAAGGGCGTAGTTCTGGAACACCATGGCGATGTCCCGGTCCTTGGGGGAGACGTAATTGATGAACTTGCCGTCCATGTACAGCTCGCCGCTGCTGATCTCCTCGAGACCGGCCAGCATGCGGAGCGTCGTGGACTTGCCGCAGCCGGACGGTCCGACGAGCACGAGGAACTCGCCCTCCTCGATGGACAGATGAAAGTCGTCCACGGCGGGGCGGGCTTCGCCTTTGTAGCGTTTGAAGACATGATTGAACGTGATGCTTCCCACTGTTCTCACCTCGCGCTAGACTCTTCTGGATTGCTCTAAAGTCCATGTTAGCGCAAGGATGGAATGGAAATAATAGGGCGGAATTGGCTTTTGCAGGGGGATATTGGCTCTGCTTCTCTCAAGTATAGGCCTCCATGATTCCCGCCAAAAAATCCCGATAGTCAGCGGCATAGGATTCAGGCTCGATAATCTTCAGGTTCCGCCCAAAGCCCGCCAGAAATTGAAACCCGATCTCGTCTTGAGGCACGCTGATCGCAGCCACCACCTGTTCAGGATCCGAGGCATCGATGCTTTTTCGGCCATACCTTTCCATCAATTGATCTTGGATGCGGGGGGAAATCCGCGCTTTGACGGCAACGAGCTGTGCCTGATAGCCATTTTCCGCGACTGGATTGTCCCGGTCATCCCGAGGAGCAAAGGCTTGTTTCCCGGCAATCAAACGATCCGTTCTCGACAGTTTGAACGTTCGATACGCCTGCCGTTCTAAGCAAAATCCTTTCAAGTACCAGCTCGTCTCGCTGAAATGAAGCTGGTAAGGCTCAACCGTTCTTTTGGTCGCAAGGCCATTTCGATCCCTATAATCAAAAGAAACCAGTCTGTTCTGCAAAATGGCCTGCTGGCAAATGTCCAGGATCAGCTGAATTTCAGACCGCCCTTCCCAATCGTAAAAGGACAGCTGAATAAACCCTTTGGGAGACGCCGCATTCACCATGGACTCGATTTTCCTTAACGTCATCTCCACTTCCCGATGGACCCGTATTTGCCCCAGTCCGCCCAGAGCGACCAACAGATTTTCCAAATCCTTATGGCTCAAAAGGCGCTTGTCGAGCTTATACTCCTTCATGATTCCATAACCGCCATTCACCCCATGAATGGAGTAGATCGGGATATTGGACAGGCCGAGCGTTTCCATGTCACGGAGAATCGTCCTCTTGGACACCTGAAACAGCGTGGCGAATTCGTTCGCTGACACGACTTCCTTTTGCAGCAGGATCATGACGCTGGCG encodes:
- the ugpC gene encoding sn-glycerol-3-phosphate ABC transporter ATP-binding protein UgpC codes for the protein MGSITFNHVFKRYKGEARPAVDDFHLSIEEGEFLVLVGPSGCGKSTTLRMLAGLEEISSGELYMDGKFINYVSPKDRDIAMVFQNYALYPNLSVFENIALGLKLRKTAKHEIELRVNRVAKILEISHLLERKPSQLSGGQKQRVALGRAIAREPQVFLMDEPLSNLDAKLRAQTRAELIKLQSDLKRTTVYVTHDQVEAMTMGTRIVVMKDGVIQQVAPPRMLYDEPANLFVAGFIGSPQMNFIPGKIQREDGTLYFTNRRMKLPLPAEMERRLGGTDRSLRSVVLGVRPEHVRLSSALPEGEEGGYTAAVVQMKEETGADSYVYLLAGDTRVIARTDPESAYHPEEQAAFGFQMDKIHLFDESTGVSLRRERA
- a CDS encoding YafY family protein, encoding MGKIERLIASVMILLQKEVVSANEFATLFQVSKRTILRDMETLGLSNIPIYSIHGVNGGYGIMKEYKLDKRLLSHKDLENLLVALGGLGQIRVHREVEMTLRKIESMVNAASPKGFIQLSFYDWEGRSEIQLILDICQQAILQNRLVSFDYRDRNGLATKRTVEPYQLHFSETSWYLKGFCLERQAYRTFKLSRTDRLIAGKQAFAPRDDRDNPVAENGYQAQLVAVKARISPRIQDQLMERYGRKSIDASDPEQVVAAISVPQDEIGFQFLAGFGRNLKIIEPESYAADYRDFLAGIMEAYT